From the genome of Myripristis murdjan chromosome 22, fMyrMur1.1, whole genome shotgun sequence, one region includes:
- the LOC115354436 gene encoding probable G-protein coupled receptor 151 produces MNIEQPTNVTFFDFVGGVQLLQGKDTRTALPVILIGICVSGAVGNLLVSLIFIRDFRNGRGSEVKALLASLASTDLVILVLCAPVRAVTYYKQTWTLGSFVCSTADWFQHTCVVAKTLILAATTRAKHNLVSNTAKGPFYSPAWIHGALALIWIVSMMFPIPQMMFASLQPYDRDAAICVSVMPVCASNFMNLFYKIYPTATFVLPCVFTLAYYTKSLHTAVNHAPSPRQQSKVTLVLLCLSGANAIMLLPEWGTFTWIRLGYNKPPVGLVIFAQVLLYACSSLSPVISMTMYDDVRQGLITLWFVATCRGSKQIPSNNCLKTEGNGAEVGANAIANANCQDKEKTFPDVEHFWTGRRDTHVEEEQDPIPWEKEEKML; encoded by the coding sequence ATGAATATTGAACAACCaacaaatgtcacattttttgattttgttggggGAGTTCAACTTCTCCAGGGGAAAGACACCAGAACAGCCCTGCCTGTCATCTTGATAGGAATTTGCGTGTCGGGAGCAGTTGGGAATTTGCTCGTTTCGCTCATTTTCATCCGTGATTTCAGAAATGGAAGAGGCTCTGAAGTCAAAGCGCTCCTCGCCTCTCTGGCCTCAACAGACTTGGTGATCTTGGTGCTGTGCGCCCCTGTGCGCGCCGTCACCTACTACAAGCAGACCTGGACGCTGGGGAGTTTTGTTTGCAGCACGGCGGACTGGTTCCAGCACACTTGTGTAGTTGCAAAAACTTTAATCCTTGCAGCCACCACAAGAGCGAAACATAACTTGGTTTCCAACACCGCTAAAGGACCGTTTTACAGCCCGGCGTGGATTCACGGCGCCCTGGCGCTCATCTGGATAGTGTCGATGATGTTCCCGATCCCGCAGATGATGTTCGCCTCTTTGCAGCCGTACGACCGCGACGCTGccatctgtgtctctgtgatgCCAGTGTGCGCGTCTAACTTCATGAATCTGTTCTACAAGATCTATCCAACTGCGACGTTTGTGCTGCCGTGCGTCTTCACGCTTGCCTACTACACCAAATCCCTGCACACTGCGGTGAACCACGCACCCAGTCCTCGACAACAGAGCAAAGTCACCCTGGTTTTACTGTGTCTAAGTGGCGCTAATGCCATCATGCTGCTGCCGGAGTGGGGTACGTTCACCTGGATTAGGCTTGGCTACAACAAGCCCCCTGTAGGTTTGGTCATCTTCGCGCAGGTCCTGCTTTACGCATGCAGCTCCCTCTCGCCGGTCATCTCCATGACCATGTACGACGACGTGCGCCAAGGACTCATCACCCTGTGGTTCGTCGCAACCTGCAGGGGCTCAAAACAGATCCCGAGCAACAACTGCCTCAAAACGGAGGGGAACGGAGCTGAGGTCGGAGCCAACGCCATCGCCAATGCCAACTGTCAAGACAAGGAGAAGACCTTCCCGGACGTGGAGCACTTCTGGACGGGGCGCAGGGATACGCACGTCGAGGAGGAGCAAGATCCAATCCCGtgggaaaaagaggagaaaatgttaTAA